A single uncultured Acetobacterium sp. DNA region contains:
- the selD gene encoding selenide, water dikinase SelD encodes MVRNGGCAAKLGPGVLSDVLEGLLPKKDEKLIIGLENSDDAAAYQINENQILLQTLDFFTPVVDDPYIFGQIAAANSLSDIYAMGGKPLTALNIVCFPICEDPNILREILSGGMDKISEAGTLLVGGHTIDDMEPKYGLSVSGLVEPGKLRGNCHVKPGDVLILTKPIGLGIINSAVRAGIASKASSQLAIDTMRTLNKTACEIMGNYEVHGCTDITGFGLGGHAMEMAKASDVTIHLNYSKLPIMPEAEQFADMGIVPSGTYHNRKHCLEHYYSELSALGEDIVFDPQTSGGLLISISKEQGHDLLAELSKSLGVYVKMIGEVEKKQEFYLYLDK; translated from the coding sequence ATGGTTCGTAATGGCGGTTGTGCTGCAAAGCTTGGTCCGGGAGTCCTTTCAGATGTATTAGAAGGATTATTACCGAAAAAGGATGAAAAACTGATTATTGGATTAGAAAACTCGGATGATGCAGCTGCTTATCAAATTAACGAAAACCAAATTCTGCTTCAAACGTTGGATTTTTTTACGCCGGTAGTCGATGACCCTTATATCTTTGGTCAAATAGCGGCGGCTAACTCATTAAGTGATATTTATGCAATGGGCGGGAAACCCCTAACGGCATTAAATATCGTATGCTTTCCCATTTGTGAAGATCCCAATATTCTTCGCGAAATTCTAAGCGGTGGGATGGATAAGATTTCTGAAGCAGGAACGCTTTTAGTCGGCGGTCACACCATTGATGATATGGAGCCTAAATACGGTCTTTCCGTTTCTGGCTTGGTTGAACCAGGAAAGCTCCGCGGGAATTGCCATGTAAAACCGGGAGATGTTTTGATCCTAACCAAACCGATTGGTTTGGGGATCATCAACTCAGCGGTTCGGGCCGGGATTGCATCTAAGGCTTCCAGCCAACTGGCGATTGATACCATGCGAACCCTGAATAAAACGGCCTGCGAAATCATGGGAAATTATGAGGTGCATGGCTGTACGGATATTACCGGGTTTGGTCTGGGCGGGCACGCCATGGAAATGGCTAAAGCCAGTGATGTGACCATCCATTTGAATTATTCAAAGCTCCCCATTATGCCAGAGGCCGAACAATTTGCCGATATGGGCATTGTTCCATCAGGTACGTATCATAATCGTAAACATTGCCTGGAACATTATTATTCAGAACTATCAGCGTTGGGTGAAGATATTGTTTTTGACCCGCAAACATCGGGAGGGTTACTCATCTCAATTAGTAAGGAACAAGGTCATGACTTATTAGCAGAATTAAGTAAAAGCCTGGGTGTTTACGTAAAAATGATTGGCGAAGTTGAAAAAAAACAGGAATTTTATTTGTACTTAGATAAATAA
- a CDS encoding DUF3343 domain-containing protein codes for MRCYVITFANTHSAITTQSYLERNAKISIMPTLREISTGCGISIRFLPEEKDNVIAGLKAGGLDAKMFQIYEVIENDGRVQVSQIIDNPVL; via the coding sequence ATGAGATGTTACGTCATTACGTTTGCAAACACCCATTCTGCGATTACAACCCAGTCATATTTAGAAAGAAATGCCAAAATTTCCATTATGCCCACGCTTCGTGAGATTTCTACCGGATGTGGGATATCGATTCGCTTTTTACCTGAAGAAAAGGATAATGTGATAGCGGGATTGAAGGCAGGCGGATTGGACGCTAAAATGTTTCAGATTTATGAGGTTATAGAAAATGATGGACGGGTTCAAGTTTCCCAAATTATTGACAATCCCGTCTTATAA
- the glmS gene encoding glutamine--fructose-6-phosphate transaminase (isomerizing): MCGIVGYIGDKQAQEVLINGLSRLEYRGYDSAGIATIENDVMRVEKKKGRLVNLENVLEKTPLTGQVGIGHTRWATHGVPSDENAHPHTSVNKEIAVVHNGIIENYMSLKEELKAQGHVFASETDTEVIAHLLKELYTGDIVETVQIAMGKMKGSYALGILCANEPDKIIAVRKDSPLIVGLGNGENFIASDIPAILNYTREVYLLDNGEVAVLTNENIQVLNIAGETIEKEIFVVDWDPGAAEKEGYDHFMMKEMVEQPKAMMEALMGRCCESGVSFMGLKLDAEMMARINRIQIVACGTAYHAGMVGKYYFEKFARISVETEAASEYRYKNPIVDENTLLIVISQSGETADTLAAIRLAKDRGAWVLAVTNVVGSSIAREADDVIYTNAGPEIAVASTKAYVTQVGCMMLLASYLGILNGKLGKSDTARICHSLMMTPGLIEKALENQDVIKAFADKNHKIYDLFYIGRGLDLYTCMEGSLKLKEISYIHSESYAAGELKHGPIALIDEGTIVVAVCTQENVFEKMLSNIKEVKARGAHVLAIVQEGHEDIASEVDEVWVIPNMDDDITPIPAVVYLQLLAYYLAVARGCDVDKPKNLAKSVTVE; encoded by the coding sequence ATGTGTGGAATTGTAGGTTATATCGGAGATAAACAGGCTCAGGAAGTATTGATTAATGGCCTTTCCCGGTTGGAATACCGGGGCTATGACTCGGCGGGAATTGCAACCATTGAAAATGATGTAATGCGGGTTGAGAAGAAAAAGGGGCGGCTGGTAAATCTGGAAAATGTCTTGGAAAAAACGCCGCTCACAGGTCAAGTTGGCATCGGACATACCCGCTGGGCAACCCACGGGGTGCCGTCAGATGAAAATGCTCATCCTCATACTAGTGTTAATAAAGAGATTGCGGTGGTTCATAACGGTATCATCGAAAACTATATGTCTCTTAAAGAAGAATTAAAAGCACAGGGTCATGTATTTGCTTCAGAAACGGATACGGAAGTCATTGCCCACTTGCTTAAAGAGCTGTATACCGGTGATATTGTTGAAACGGTTCAAATTGCGATGGGAAAGATGAAAGGCTCTTATGCGCTGGGGATTCTCTGTGCCAATGAACCGGATAAAATTATCGCGGTACGAAAAGACAGTCCTTTGATTGTCGGACTGGGAAATGGCGAGAATTTTATCGCTTCGGATATTCCGGCGATCTTGAACTATACCCGGGAAGTCTATTTGCTGGATAATGGTGAAGTTGCCGTATTAACAAATGAGAACATTCAGGTACTGAACATTGCCGGTGAAACCATTGAAAAAGAAATATTTGTGGTCGATTGGGATCCGGGAGCGGCGGAAAAAGAAGGTTACGACCATTTTATGATGAAAGAAATGGTGGAACAGCCTAAAGCGATGATGGAAGCATTAATGGGAAGATGTTGTGAGAGTGGCGTATCCTTTATGGGACTGAAACTCGATGCTGAAATGATGGCGCGGATCAACCGGATTCAGATTGTTGCCTGCGGAACCGCCTATCATGCCGGGATGGTGGGAAAATATTATTTTGAAAAATTTGCCCGAATCAGTGTGGAAACAGAAGCGGCCTCAGAATATCGCTATAAAAACCCCATCGTGGATGAAAATACCCTCCTAATCGTCATCAGTCAATCCGGCGAAACCGCCGATACGCTGGCGGCAATTCGGTTGGCCAAAGATCGGGGAGCCTGGGTTTTAGCTGTTACCAATGTGGTCGGTAGTTCAATCGCCAGAGAAGCTGACGATGTGATTTATACTAATGCCGGGCCAGAAATTGCGGTAGCATCCACCAAGGCCTATGTCACCCAGGTGGGTTGCATGATGCTGTTAGCTTCCTATTTGGGAATTTTAAATGGAAAACTGGGAAAATCTGATACCGCCCGGATTTGTCATAGTCTGATGATGACCCCGGGACTGATCGAAAAAGCCCTGGAAAACCAGGACGTTATCAAGGCTTTTGCCGATAAAAATCACAAAATATATGATCTCTTTTATATTGGCAGAGGTCTGGATTTATATACCTGTATGGAGGGCTCCCTCAAGCTTAAGGAAATATCCTATATCCATTCAGAATCCTATGCGGCTGGGGAACTTAAGCATGGGCCCATTGCATTGATTGATGAAGGCACTATTGTGGTGGCAGTGTGCACCCAGGAAAATGTTTTCGAAAAAATGCTCAGTAATATTAAAGAAGTAAAGGCCAGAGGGGCTCACGTGTTAGCCATTGTTCAGGAAGGCCATGAAGATATTGCCTCGGAAGTGGATGAGGTTTGGGTGATCCCCAATATGGACGATGATATCACGCCCATTCCGGCTGTGGTTTATCTGCAACTATTGGCATACTATTTAGCCGTGGCCAGAGGCTGTGATGTTGACAAACCCAAAAATTTAGCCAAAAGTGTCACCGTCGAATAA